Below is a genomic region from uncultured Sunxiuqinia sp..
TTTTAGCACAAAAAAGCTACATCTTTCTAAACATGACACTCCAAGAATCCGTCACGCTTATTTATAATCATTTTAAAGAACTAGAGTTTTTGCAAAAACAATGAAAATAATACTTTTGATATGCATACACTCTCAGAAAAAATTCTTCTTTCAAAATTCGAACTTTAATTTTCGTATTTCTATTTTTGTCCTGCACCATTCCGTTAGCATTTGAAGTGGATAGATATATTTATGATAAATTTCTTATACGACAATTGAACAAAGGCGATATTAATGCCTTTAATAAGCTTTTTGATTTATACAGTTCGAAATTGTATCATTTCTCTTTAGGTTATCTGAAATCGAGAGAGGATTCGGAAGAGGTGGTTCAGGATATTTTTTGTAAGCTTTGGGATAACAGAAAGCTGATCAAGGAGAATCATGATTTCAAAGCTTATCTTTTTACAATTGCATTCAACTATATCAAGAAACATTTTCGTTCAAAGGCTGTCATCAACAGATATATGGATTATACTTCCGGGACACAAAAGAGTTTTATGGAAGATGATGTCAACTACCCCTCGCTCAAAAGCCTTGTTGACGATCTTGTTGAAAAAATGCCTGAAAAACGGAGAGCCGTTTTTATCAAAAGTCGCTTTGAGGGAAAAAGCAATTCAGACATATCCGAAGAACTAAATATTAGTAAAAGCACAGTCGAGAACCACTTAAATCTGGCATTGAGATTTCTCCGAGACAACATTGAAAAAGAGAACCTTACAATGGCTCTTTTCTTTTCACTGTTTATCCAGTAGTATTTTTTTCGTATTTTGCTTAGGTGCAAATCACTCTTTAAGGATATTCCTTGTATACATTCTTTTAGACAACGCAATGTCCGACTCACTAAAAAAACGAATTAACGAATATGTCCGCACTTCAGATAGTCTGGATGAAGAATTCGTATTAGACTCTTATCTCGATTCAAAGAACGAGGATAATCTTAAAAACATCGCCAAAGAACACTGGGAGAAATCTTCATCTTCAAAGATCGATTTACGACACGTACTTAACAGTATCCATTTCTACATCAATTCCAAATCGAATCAAACTTCTACTAAAACGAAATTCCTACAGACGTATTATCGAGCTGCAGCAATGCTGTTAATTCCCTTGCTTATAGCCAGTCTCTACTTGGCTGTTCAAAGTTATACCCAATCACATACGTATGCCCAAATTGAAGCCCCAAGAGGTTCCAGAGTGCATTTTTCGCTTCCAGATGGAAGTGTCGGTTATTTAAATGGAGGTTCACAGATGAAATATTCCACCAACTTCACGAAGGAAAGGAACGTGATTCTTTCGGGCGAAGGGTATTTTGAAGTAGAAAAAGATAAAAACCATCCATTCACCGTTGAGACTGAGCATGCAAAAATTCAGGTACTCGGCACAAAGTTTGACGTTTGCGCTTACCCAAAAGACAACGAAGTAATAACTACGCTTGAAGAAGGCGAGGTTCAGATTACCAGCGCACAAGACAAACAAAAAGCAACTTTACAACCTGGAGAGCAAAATCGCTTAAATATACAAACCGGAGAGATGGTTAACAGTAATGTCGATACAAAGCTATATACATCCTGGAAAGAGCAAATTTTAAGATTTGACAACGCAACTTTTTACGAAGTTGTAAAAAAGATGGAGCGTTGGTACGGCGTGAATATCAAGCTTGATCGGGAACTATTCCATGGAGAAAACTATACTTTAACAATAAAGACAGAGAGTTTACGAGAGATGCTTCAACTACTCTCCATAACCGCTCCTATCGAGTACTCAATAAAAGAAGACCATGTAGAAATATCTCAAAAAGTGAATTAGGTATTATTTAATGACAAAAAATGTAATGTAAACGAACTAGAAAAAAGGCGAAAGTGCTGGCACACTCTCCCCTTTAGTCAAATTAAAAACCCGTAAAGGGCATGTTTAACTTAGTAAGACAAACTTATGAAAAAAAACTTGTTGTGTAACGACGGTGGGTTATTTTGTGGCCTATCCCGATTAATTCGCATTATGAAACTAACAACCTTTCTCTTACTTGTCGCGTTTATCGGGGCTCAAGCTAGAGGCCTATCGCAGACAGCCGATCTGAATTTAAAGGTTCAAGAGCAATCGGTAAAAGATGTACTTCGTCAAATTGAAGATCAAAGTGATTATTTCTTTATGTACAACGACACAAAAATTGACGTTCAGCGTAAAGTTAACCTTGATCTAGAAAACGAAAAAATCAGTGAAGTGTTAGATGCCCTATTTGAAGGTACAAATACGAAATATATAATTAAAAATCGCCAAATCGTTCTATATCCAAAAGGAGAGAATCAGTCTACAGATCCGAATCAATCATTGACGAACCAGCAAGTCAGCCAGGTTTCCGGAGTTGTAAGCGATTCGCAAGGCCCACTGCCAGGAGTTACAATTGTAGTAAAAGGGACTACTCAAGGTACAGTTACTGACCTCGATGGAAAGTATACGATCAGCAATCTACCCGACAATGCCGTTTTAGTTTTCTCTTTTGTTGGAATGAAACCCAAAGAAGTTCCAGCTAGAAAGTCAACTATTAACGTTACCATGGAAGAGTCATCAATTGGTCTTGATGAGGTCGTTGCTGTTGGATATGGAACTGTAAAAAGAGGAAATTTAACTGGTTCTGTGTCCTCAATACAAGGAGAAACACTAGAAAAAATACCTGTTACTAGCACAGCAGAAGCGATGAGCGGACGATTAGCTGGGGTTCAGATCACTACAGCAGACGGATCGCCTGATGCGGAGGTTATTGTTCGCGTTCGCGGAGGTGGATCA
It encodes:
- a CDS encoding FecR family protein encodes the protein MSDSLKKRINEYVRTSDSLDEEFVLDSYLDSKNEDNLKNIAKEHWEKSSSSKIDLRHVLNSIHFYINSKSNQTSTKTKFLQTYYRAAAMLLIPLLIASLYLAVQSYTQSHTYAQIEAPRGSRVHFSLPDGSVGYLNGGSQMKYSTNFTKERNVILSGEGYFEVEKDKNHPFTVETEHAKIQVLGTKFDVCAYPKDNEVITTLEEGEVQITSAQDKQKATLQPGEQNRLNIQTGEMVNSNVDTKLYTSWKEQILRFDNATFYEVVKKMERWYGVNIKLDRELFHGENYTLTIKTESLREMLQLLSITAPIEYSIKEDHVEISQKVN
- a CDS encoding RNA polymerase sigma-70 factor, which translates into the protein MNKGDINAFNKLFDLYSSKLYHFSLGYLKSREDSEEVVQDIFCKLWDNRKLIKENHDFKAYLFTIAFNYIKKHFRSKAVINRYMDYTSGTQKSFMEDDVNYPSLKSLVDDLVEKMPEKRRAVFIKSRFEGKSNSDISEELNISKSTVENHLNLALRFLRDNIEKENLTMALFFSLFIQ